CCGTGTACGAATCAGGGGCGACAAAGCCTTCGCGCAGCTTGGGCAGAATCACCTCCAGCGATTTTCCGAAGCCGTCGAGCACGCGCACGCAGTCGCGGAGCGCCACAACGCCCTCGATGTTCTGGGTATTGGAAACGGCTTCGCTCGTCATTCCTTCGGCAAAGGAGAAGTTCGCCTGTGCATCGTTCGGATGGACCAGGAAGGTCGCCCGTCCAGCCACGTCCGTCTGAAGCAGGTGCATCCCGGCGTCGGCCGCGTCCCAGCTCTTGACGACGACGTAGTTCAGCTCGTCGCGCAGGAACTCGTCGACGACGCTCTCATACTTCCCGTCAACTTCAAGGAAATCGGCGAGCGTACCGACCGGAGCCATCGTTCCAGTCTTTGCAGCGGCGCTTGACTTGAAGATATTGCGAACCGTCTCGGTCGAGTAGCTGTGGTCGCGGATCAGACCCTCGAGCGAAGTGCGCCGTCCGTTGAGCGTGGCGACCTCGCCGCGCAACTGGTCGCCGCGACGCTTACTCTCGTTCTCCTCTTTGCGGCGAGCGTCAATCTGTAGGCGGCGGTCTGCAATCTCTGCTTCGAGTCTCTTCAGGCGCTCAGTGACAGACTCGAATGTGAGCTTGACCTGTCCGCGCTGCAGGCCCAGCGTCTCCAGCTCCTGTCGCGCAATGTCGGACTCGCCGGCCAACCGCTGCGATTCCTGCTCCAGCCCGGCGAGTGAGGCTTCTGCCTGGGCCATCTCATTGCGCGTCTGCGAGGCGCGCTGCACAAGCTGGAGCGTCTGGCGGCGGTTCTGCTCCGCCTGTTGCTCGGCTGTCTGCAGAGCGCGTACCGCCTCCTGCGCCTGTTGTTGCTGTTGTTGCGCGGCTGCCCGCGAACCTGTTGCTTCGGACGTCGCATTCTCGAGGAAGCTGCGGTGTTGCTCGAGCTCACCGGCAAGAGAGGTAAGCTGTTCGCGGGCCTGGGCCAGCTCGTCCGCTCCCGAAGCAAGCCGCTCGGTCAGCTCGGCGATACGGTCGGCGTTCGACGCCGTACGCGCAGCAATGCGCTCCAGCTCAACGGCCGACTGATTGGCCCGCGACCCGGCCTCGCGGATGTGCTGATCGAGAGCGTATCCGCGATTGATGCCTTCGGTGTGTTCCGCATCCATCTGCTCGATGTTTGCGGCCTGCGCATCGATCTGGGTCGCCAGCGACGCGATCTTCTCGGCCGTTGCGGCTTGGTCGCTGTCGAGCTGCGTCATGCGGCTGGCGAGTACAACGCGCAGCCGTGTCCGCAGCTCATCGCGCAGTGCTCCGTAACGCTCGGCCTTGGCGGCCTGGCGCTTCAGGGTGGCCATCTGGCGCGTGACCTCTTCAAAGATATCGTTCACGCGCGCAAGGTTCTGCTTGGCGGCCTCGAGGCGTAGCTCGGCCAGACGCTTTTTTGTCTTGAAGCGGGTGATGCCAGCGGCCTCTTCAATGATGCTGCGGCGGTCCAATGGCTTCGAGCTGAGCAACTGCCCGATGCGCTCCTGCCCGATGATGGCGTAGGACTCGCCGCCAAGGCCGGTCCCCATAAAGATGTCCTGGATATCGCGCAGACGGCAGATCTTGCCGTTCAGCAGATACTCCGAGTCGCCGGAGCGGAAGAGGCGGCGCGTGATCGTAAGCTCACCGGCGCGAACGGGAGCACGGTTGAACTTGCGACGGCGTATCTTCAAAACCACATTGCCGGGAACAGCCTCTCCCTCGGCAGTTACGCCAGTTGTGGCGCTAGCTTCGGCCGCAGGAGCTTCACCTTCGATTACCGTGCCCGGCTGCGCCTCGGCGACGGCATCTTCGGTCTCTTCGGCACGCAGACGGCGAAGCTGGGCTTCGTCCCAGTCGGTGACGCTGGCATGCTCGGCGGGGTGCTCATCGGCAATGACAACTTCGGGACCTTCGGGAGAGAGTGCGGCGCCGTCGTAAACCTCCGGGTCGACGAGGGTCAAGGAGACCTCAGCCATGCCGGTTGGCTTGCGGTCGCGTGTGCCGGCAAAGATGACGTCCTCCATCTTTACGCCACGCAGGCTCTTGGCCGACTGCTCACCGAGTACCCAGGTGATAGCGTCGGAGATGTTCGACTTGCCGCAGCCGTTGGGGCCGACGATGGCTGCGATGCCTTCGCCGCTGAGCTGGACCTCTGTGCGGTCGCAGAAGGACTTGAATCCGAGAATCTGGACTTTCTTGAGCTTGAGCAAGTTCACACCTCTCAACCGTGCGGCGCTCCAGGGAGGGAGGCACGGTCATTAAGACTGACCTAACTGTAGCCGCGTCCGGGGCTGGAATCAACGGGAACAACACTACAGATTGTGGATAAGCAGGCAGTAATACTACGAATGGGTATGATAAGCGGTATCATCCCTGGAATCAACGAAAACGCGGCAAGCCACAGCACAGATTGGGAGGCAATTCAGCATCACTGAAGCCCAGCACGGCTCTGGTGAATTTACAGACTCGATTTTACGTCGATATCCGGCGCGAAATTGCCGCAAGTCATTGCATGCTTGCCACAAGAGCAACGAGGTTCATATAATCCGCATCATCATGCCATGGAGCCCTTCGTTATGCAGTTCAATCGCTCGCCTCAGGGTGCAGGTGTTGCGAAAAGAGCTGCTGAATGGCGCAACTATGATGTGATACATCTTTCTGACCCCGGATTCACCGGAAGGCAGAGTTCAAGAAGAGAGATTTAACTGAGGAGCGTGGAATGAAGAAGGTGGTAGTTGCGTCTCTCCTGGCGGTCGCTAGCACAGCAATAGGTGCGCGTGTTGCGGTTGCACAAACTCAGGTGAACCTGGGATCCAATGCGCAGCAAACAGGTGGCGGCGTGCAGCTTGCACCCGCTGAATACAATGCGTACACCGCGGCTATCGGACAGAGCACGCCGCAGACACAGGCCCCCGCGCTTGAGCAGTTTCTGACGACCTATCCGCAGTCGCAGGTCAAGGACGACGTGTTGCAGCGCCTGATGCTCGCTTACAGCGCGTTCGATCCTGCGAAGACCCTCGACGCCGCTGACCGTCTGTTGCAGGTCGAGCCGGCTAACATCCGCGCCCTCACATTTGAGACATACTTCCGGCTTCAGAATGCGGAGCAGGTACAGGATCCCGCGGCGAAACAGACCGCGCTCGACAAGGCTGCCGAATACGGCCAGAAGGGGCTTGCAGCCGCCAAGCCAGCCGCGATGACTCAGGCTGACTTCGACACGGTAAAGAATGCGGCAACGCCCGTCTTCCATCGCGCAATTGCTACAGCGGCGTTGAATAAGAAGGATGCTGCGACGGCAGTCACCCAGTTGAAGGAGTCTCTTGGAAGCGTCCCGGCAGACCAGACCAAGACACCTGGTCCCTTGCTACAGGACACCTACACGCTCGCCCAGGCTTATTACCAGTCGACGCCGCCGGATCTCGTCAACTGCACCTGGTATGCTGCGCGCGCCGCTTCTTTCGCTCCAGAGCCTTACAAGTCCCAGATGATGCCTCTGGCGAAGTATTGCTACAAGAAGTATCACGGCGCCGACGATGGCTTCGATGCAGTGGCAACCGCCTCTCAGCAGAGCCTGAATCCTCCGGCTGGTTTCTCGATCGTTCCTGCTCCCAAGCCTGCCGACATTGTGAAACAGGTGATTGCGAGCACGCCCGATCTGGCCACACTGGCTGTCTCCGACAAGGAGTTCATCCTGCAGAACGGTTCTCCTGACGATGCAGCTAAGGTCTGGGACACGATCAAGGGCAAGTCGGTCCAGTTCCCGGATGCAACGGTAGTCGCGGTGACCGATACCGCGCTGCAGGTTGCTGTGTCAGACGACGCTGTTCAGTCGAAGACGGCGGACTTTACCTTCAACCTCACGGCACCGCTGAAGACTCCTCCGGCGGTTGGCGCGAAGGCGACGGTAACCGGAACCTACGCTTCGTTTACCCCGAACCCCATCATGATCACGATGAGTGATGGCGCGGTCGTCGAGCCGAAGAAGGCCCCGGTTAAGCCGAGCCCGGCGCGTCGTCCTGCACGCAAGCGGTAGATCTATTCAGAAGCCCAGTAAAGAGGCAGCCTTCGGGCTGCCTCTTCGCATTCGCTCCCCCCATACTTTTTACGCAAAATCTTCAACCGATTAGGTTTATCGGTGGACCCCGAGCGCACGTTCATAACCAAAGTACGGGAGCTTCTGTTCAGCAGGTTTTATAAGGCATTTAAAGAATGGCCTATTTAAAGAATACCTGATGGAGTGGGATAAATCGGCAAATGTAAGTTGCTAATACTAAAAGCGTTATATGCCTCTCCCTCTTGACAGGATTTAGCCTATTCTCCCAACATGAGGTGCTGGACAGAGTAGGCGCGGCCTGTGGCACCGTCACAGCCGATGAGTGAGGCGCACATCTTCGGATTACCTTTGGCAGCCTCGAACTTACCCGGCATACCGGTGAGGAACCGGTTGAGAACCAGTTCCGTCTCGACTCCGATGACGGAGTCATACGGCCCGGACATGCCGACGTCGGTGATGTAGGCCGTGCCTCCGGGCAGAACGCGGGCGTCGGCGGTGGGGATGTGGGTGTGCGTCCCCATGACGGCGGTGACACGGCCGTCGAGATACCAGCCGAGAGCGACCTTCTCACTGG
This region of Acidobacteriota bacterium genomic DNA includes:
- the smc gene encoding chromosome segregation protein SMC, producing MLKLKKVQILGFKSFCDRTEVQLSGEGIAAIVGPNGCGKSNISDAITWVLGEQSAKSLRGVKMEDVIFAGTRDRKPTGMAEVSLTLVDPEVYDGAALSPEGPEVVIADEHPAEHASVTDWDEAQLRRLRAEETEDAVAEAQPGTVIEGEAPAAEASATTGVTAEGEAVPGNVVLKIRRRKFNRAPVRAGELTITRRLFRSGDSEYLLNGKICRLRDIQDIFMGTGLGGESYAIIGQERIGQLLSSKPLDRRSIIEEAAGITRFKTKKRLAELRLEAAKQNLARVNDIFEEVTRQMATLKRQAAKAERYGALRDELRTRLRVVLASRMTQLDSDQAATAEKIASLATQIDAQAANIEQMDAEHTEGINRGYALDQHIREAGSRANQSAVELERIAARTASNADRIAELTERLASGADELAQAREQLTSLAGELEQHRSFLENATSEATGSRAAAQQQQQQAQEAVRALQTAEQQAEQNRRQTLQLVQRASQTRNEMAQAEASLAGLEQESQRLAGESDIARQELETLGLQRGQVKLTFESVTERLKRLEAEIADRRLQIDARRKEENESKRRGDQLRGEVATLNGRRTSLEGLIRDHSYSTETVRNIFKSSAAAKTGTMAPVGTLADFLEVDGKYESVVDEFLRDELNYVVVKSWDAADAGMHLLQTDVAGRATFLVHPNDAQANFSFAEGMTSEAVSNTQNIEGVVALRDCVRVLDGFGKSLEVILPKLREGFVAPDSYTARSLALSNPHAFFLSPTGETFHNVTVTGGRPRAQGPLALKRELSEVQQKIDQAERELAQTDIATADLSRQISELNAAIESQTIERRDAERESANSGAALRQMESETARIERRLQEWSLATERNRDARNQKTELIARKQQEADTLEAERAGLEATLVELQGHLDELRSRREQLQQAASEASASLAGLEERRRNAQSNFDQTSRLYQGQSQRIQQLEQQLTSSSGEKLRREEETSTLAVQHGELTEARATAVAEGARLTAEAAELRTALTTLDQRLRTLRHETEALREQRAELTARAAKLASDIEHIDATCLNDLAVEAITLREDETIERIEGDALHSEEEESRALKQKLEAMGPVNMMALEEYNETSQRHGFLETQRKDLLDSIENTQASIKEIDEISHQKFDEAFKVINENFSVTFTKLFGGGQALMKLTDAENSAESGIDIIASPPGKKLQNILLLSGGEKALTALSLLVGIFQFQPAPFCILDEVDAPLDETNVGRFAKLIADMSATTQFVVITHSKRTMAQADVIYGVTMQEPGVSKIVSVNLNRRDDSAARRAVA